Proteins from one Sabethes cyaneus chromosome 2, idSabCyanKW18_F2, whole genome shotgun sequence genomic window:
- the LOC128733794 gene encoding uncharacterized protein LOC128733794, with amino-acid sequence MDQMALSPGFSIPSIGTPLHQPEEDQQILPHAYQQQQSMPHMTPMGGLSSYGMPSIGMGTPGKSMHTYAPSFAAPQSMIQPQTPQSLMSPMVPMTEGKASATPSHQNSGGSVRDPENIGSVNIHQTMGPATPMTPMTPSEPAILPQLQNIVSTVNLSCRLDLKKIALHARNAEYNPKRFAAVIMRIREPRTTALIFSSGKMVCTGAKSEEDSRLAARKYARIIQKLGFTAKFLDFKVQNMVGSCDVRFPIRLEGLVLTHGKFSSYEPELFPGLIYRMVKPRIVLLIFVSGKVVLTGAKVRQEIYDAFDNIYPILKSFKKQ; translated from the exons ATCAAATGGCGCTAAGTCCGGGGTTCTCGATACCCAGTATCGGAACCCCGTTGCACCAGCCTGAGGAGGACCAACAGATTCTACCGCACGCTTACCAGCAGCAACAATCGATGCCGCACATGACCCCGATGGGCGGTCTCAGCTCGTACGGAATGCCTTCCATCGGTATGGGAACACCCGGGAAGAGTATGCACACCTATGCGCCTAGTTTCGCAGCACCACAGAGTATGATTCAACCACAGACACCG CAAAGCCTAATGTCACCCATGGTACCAATGACGGAAGGTAAAGCTTCGGCAACACCCAGCCACCAAAACAGCGGCGGAAGCGTGCGGGATCCGGAGAATATCGGCAGCGTTAACATCCACCAGACGATGGGACCCGCAACACCAATGACCCCGATGACACCGAGTGAGCCGGCCATACTGCCACAGCTGCAGAACATCGTGTCCACGGTTAATCTGAGCTGCAGACTGGATCTCAAGAAAATCGCTTTGCACGCCCGTAATGCAGAGTACAATCCGAAACGATTCGCCGCGGTCATCATGCGAATCCGAGAACCTCGAACCACGGCGTTGATATTCTCCTCCGGAAAAATGGTTTGTACCGGAGCCAAAAGTGAGGAAGATTCCCGTTTGGCTGCGCGAAAATATGCGCGTATTATTCAGAAGCTGGGCTTTACG gCAAAATTTCTTGATTTCAAGGTACAAAATATGGTCGGCAGTTGCGACGTTCGGTTCCCGATCCGACTGGAGGGTCTAGTCCTGACGCACGGCAAGTTTAGCTCCTACGAGCCGGAACTGTTCCCCGGGCTGATCTACCGTATGGTGAAGCCGAGAATCGTGCTGCTAATTTTCGTCTCCGGCAAGGTTGTACTGACCGGTGCCAAGGTGCGACAGGAGATCTACGATGCGTTTGATAATATTTAtcctattttaaaaagtttcaaaaaacAATAG